The Candidatus Limnocylindrales bacterium genome includes the window CAAAAATAAATTGCCCATCGGCTATGGTATAGTGAAGAGGAACAATTCCCATCCGATCCCGGGCCAGAAAAAGTTTTTTTCCGGGATGATCCCAAATGGCAAAGGCAAACTGGCCGTTAAATTGTTCTACACAATCCTCTCCGAAAGCTTCATAAGCATGTAAAACGACTTCCGTATCTGAGTCTGTTTTAAAACGATATCCCCGGCTTTTCAGAAGACGTTGAAGCTGTCGATAATTAAAAATTTCCCCATTATAGGTGATCCAGATCGAGCCATCTTCATTGGACATGGGTTGACGCCCGTATTCACGATCGATAATGGACAATCGCCGGTTTCCCAAACCTACCCGGTTGTTAAGATAGACGCCTACATCGTCAGGACCTCGATGACGCTGGATTTCATTCATTTTTTCCAGGGTTTCTACCTCAACAGGCTTATCTAAAGCAAAATTAAAGATTCCACTAATACCACACATTTTTTAACCTCTTATCCTCTTACGTTGGATATAATCACAAATGGTATGGATACTCTGAAAATTTTCAGGTTGAAACTCTGCAGGAGATACAGTCAGATCAAATTGCCCTTCCAGAAAGTCGATCAAGTGGATCAAAGTCAAGGAGTTAAGAATACCGGTTTGCAAAAGCGGAGTATTTTTATCTAATTTTTCAACCTCAGCTTCCGGTAAAATCTGTTCGGCCAGGAATTTTCTAATTATTTTCTCCACTTCATCCATAGGTTTAATCCGTTAAATTTAATAATACCCCTTCTTCAGGAGGAATGGCCCTCTGATCGGCCAACTTCCTTAAAGCAGCCACCGTGGTAGCTGCTGTATAACCGCAGTCTATTTTTTCTAACTGAAACAGCAGCGCTTTGGCCTCTTTAATCTCCGTTTCTGTAACGCTGATAAAGGTACCCTTTGTTTCTTGAACCAATCGATAAATATAAGGATAGCTGGTTACAGGATTGCCTCTTAGAATGGCTTTGGCGATTCCCTTAGGGTTTTTAACGATATGATGTTCCCGAATCACCGGGGATCCCTCTTCGAAGGCCTTAACCATAGGACAACAACCCTCTTGCTGGACACAAACCATTCGGGGAATATATCGGATTCTCCCCAAAGTCTGAAATTCTTTAGCCCCCTTGTAGGTTCCATAAACCCCCATGGCACTGCTGACGGCTTGAAAATACCATCGGATCTCCACAGGAACCTGATCAACGGCTTCCAGGAAGGCCAATTTGAGTCCTTCCCGTCGAGCCGGATTAAAAAAACCCGCCTCGAAGGGTAAATGATGGTGGAAAGCATATTCTCGTGCCTGATTAAAAGCTTCTGCAAAAGTCCTTCCTGTCAAAACATGGAGTAGAACACCGGGATTAAAATCCGAAAACCGAACCCGCTCCTGGAATTCTCCCCCAATGAAAAGATGCATTTTAAAATAGGGATATTTGAGAATTCCATATGCCAGGGCATTGGAGCTATTCCCGGTCGAAGAACTTACAAACTCTGTAATCTGAAGCTCTTTAAAAAAAGATAAAACCACAGCAGCCATTCGATCTTTTGTTGTACCGGTCGGATTTCGAGATTCGACTTTTAAGAAAACCTGTTTCAGCCCCAAGGCTTCTCCAAGAGCTTTCGCATGTACACAGGGGGTATTACCTTCTCCTAAAGGAAGGAGGTTTTGAGAATCCTGGATAGGAAGCAAATCAAAATATTTTTCCAGGGAGTGCGGCGAATCGTAGATCTTGACCCGAGATAAATCGTAATAAATATCCACAAGACCCCCACAATAGGTACACTTAGGAGTATACGCATGGGGAAAGGTTTTTTGGCATTGGTTACAGCGATGAGTTAGTTTCAACTTTGTATTTTTACTCTACCCTTGCAAGGGTTGATAAATCCTTAGCAGGTAAAGGAAATTCAGCACTTAAAATTTTTGCAAACGTAGAGTACTTTTATCTAACTCCTCCCCCAATCCTTCTCCCATATCAAGGGTGGGGGGGAAATCCACAGATTACCCCTATCTCCTCAAGAGAAAGGACTGGGGGTTAAGGAATTATACCTGTTCTACAACCGTGACATTTCCAAAGGGAATCCCATAAGTTGAAGGATTGGATTTTCCAAGCTTTTCCAATGCGAGTTTTTTTGCTTCTTCCAAATGAGTAGCCGGAATAAAGCCCAGGAGTTCTACCTGATCTTTCGGACATCGGGAGATCAAGATCACCTGAATTCGCTGCAAAATCTCTTTAAGCAGGTAAGAATTATGCCCGGTGAGATCGTATTGGGTCTTTACAGCTTTGGCTAATTCCGGGAGAGAGGAAAATTTTGCCCAACGCAAGAAGCCTTCCTTAATACCCTGGGGACAGGCCGCCAGGAGGATGAAGACCCCGCCATCGACCACACACGTATGGGTATTCATAAGGGTTTTGAGTGCTTGCATGAAGGAAATATCATAAGGATGACCTCCACAACTGGCCATGGCCAGTTCTGCCTTTTCTTTAAAGGAAACCTTAAAAAGGTTATCTACCACCTGACACCCCATGACGTGGGCAGAAACGGGATGACCCGCATAGACGTGGGTTAATTCATGGTTTAAATTCACGAGGGTATTTACCAGGAAACTAGGTCGAAATAAAGCGGCTGCTTCCAGCATGTCCAGATGGACAGGATTTCCTTCCAGACAACCATTCCTGGCCAGGATATTTCGCGGTTGAACTTCATTACCGGACATAACCAGTTTGTGATTATGTAAAATCGTTTCATATCCCGATACCCCAGGTAAGACAGCTTTACGACCGCCCGTGAATCCGGCAAAATAATGATGGGTAATCCGGCCTGTCAAAATCTTAATATCCGCTTCATAAGCCAGTCGATTGACCTCGATGGCATTCCCAAAGGAGGTTTTTCCCAAATAAACATGGTTTTCTTTGTTCATGCAGTCGTGCCCTATCACTCGGATTTCTTTATCAAAGTGAGGCCCCAAGATGATATTCATATCTTCGGTTGTAAACCGCTCATGAGTCCCCGTTGCAATAATAACCGTGATATCCTGCTTACGGATTCCGGCCCGGAGCAGTTCCCGGATCAAAAGCGGCATAAAAATATCGCCCCGGGTTACACGGTCCTTACCGGATACCAGAATTACAGCCGTTCGCCCAGATTTAGCCAATTCATATAGGGGTTCCCTTTCAATGGGTTTTTGAAGGGCTTTTTCTACTAAAAAGTCGGGGGGATGGGCAGGGGAAACGGAACGCGGCGTGAGAATGCCCAGAAAATTTCTTTGGGGAACCTCTGTTTGTACAACTTCAGAGCCATAACCTAACCGGATAATCTCAAACATAACGGATCCTCCCGCTCATTTGAGCTTTTAAGATAACCGTCGAAAGTAACGAAAGTAAAAAATTGCATGGAATGTGCCAACTTCATAGTTTTGGGACCCGGAGTTCAAGGACACGGAGACCTTGGGACTGAGAGACGCGGGGAAATGTCTCCATGTTCCCAAGTCCCAGTTATCTTGGTGATGAATAAGGGCAAATCTTCATGTAAAAGCAAAATAAACTTCGCACCTTTCATTTTCCCCTTGACTTAAAAGTTCAGGCTGAATAAGATCATATTTGCTCCAAGTTATGGGATTTTCATACCTTAAACCTTCATGATTTCCCAGGGTTCATGATAAAGATTTCATCTGCGCAGGGTTTTACGCTCTTAGAGACCCTCATGGTGACGGTTTTGTTTACAACGGTTCTGATTTTATCTTTGGAATTTTTTCAACAACACCAGAAAATCTACTTCCGGTATCGGAGCGACGCGGAGATTATTCAAAATGCCCGAATGGCTTTAGATGCCATTTGTTCAGATTTGAGGGTTGCCGGTTATCATTTAGACCGGCAACAAAATCAGCCTGTTTTTATCGAAGCGGCTCCGTTTCAAATTATCTTGAATGCAGATAAGGACCCCGGTGAGCCGGTTTTGATTAAAAACGGTTTTGTCATGCTATCCAGTGGTACCCCCTATATTAACTCCCAGGATTACTCTACAGGGGCTGAAACTATTCGATGGACTTTAGATTCGAATGATGATGGTCTCATCGATAACCGGGATATCGATGATAATCCAGAGGAGCGGGCCTCCCGATTTAACGACAATGATTTCGTTTTAATTCGAGAACTGAACGGAGGGCCGGATCAGCAGGTGGCTCTCTATCTCAGAGGGCCAATAGATGCTAAAAACAATCGTACCTATGTGTCTCCTTTGTTTCAATATTGGATTTTGTCTTCCAATGGCTCTTTAATTTTATGGGGGGATACCGATGGGAATGGATTTTTAGAGGGGAATGAAATCTATTTCCCACCCCTGACTTCTCAAAGTGTTTTGGAGAAAATCAGGCGGATTACCGTGATGGTTTCGGTAGAGTCCGATGAGTGGGATCCTTTTCGTAATCCACCCGGCCATCGACAGGTCATCTTGAGTTCCGAGGTTGCAGTAAGGAACAACTTTTAACATTCATAAAAAAGTCTAAACTCCGGAGTTGCCCTATTTTTCCACTGTGGAACGATCTCAAGGAACCCTGACGGCGTATGAAACGATCCTTACTTCTCTCCTCAAGAGGTTTTAGTCTCATAGAAGTTCTCATGGCTTCGGCCATCCTGGGTTTTGCATTGCTCAGTTTATCTCAATTGTTTTTACAAAGCTCCCTGGAAATTTATCGGGCGAAGAACAGATCTCGGGCAACCCACCTGGTGGATGAGATGATGGAAATTATGGCGGCTTCTCCCTATCCCATTGAAAATTATCAGGGTTTCTCTACCAACTCCTCTCCTGCAAATACGAACCCGGTAAAAGAAGACCTGCTCCGTTGGAAACGAAACGTAAAAGCTTTCCAGGATACCGCTTTAGGAACAATTTCCGTTGTTCAAGATAACTATCGAAAAACGGTTATTATCGATCTGGATTATCCAAATTTTGGGAAGAGAGATCAGGTAGAAATCAAACGCATTTTTTCAAGTCCGTTTCCTATTTCCCCTTGATAGGGAGACCTGATTATATTTCAATTTGTAAGGCGGCTTTCCCTATGAAGTTTTTCTATCCCTGGAATGCAACTTCTTTAAAAGGAATTGATAGGATGTGATCTATTCAACCAGAGTGGATACTAACCCGATGCCTGTATGGTAAAAAAATCAAAGAGGGGATATTTTAGAGGGTAAGGAGGAGAGATAAATTTATGGAAGATATCCCCATCCAGGACCTGTTGGAGGGGGCATCCAGGGCAAATCCCTTTTCTCTCTGGTTTCCTTTACCGGAGGTCCTTCTATTGGGAAATGACGAAGTCCATGTCTGGCGTGCGACCCTGAATGTAGAGATTTCGTATCTACACAACCTGCAGCAACTTCTCTCGGCGGATGAGCAGGTCCGGGCCGGGCGTTTTTACTTTCAGAAGGATCGTGAACGCTTTATCATCACACGGGGATTGTTAAGGAGGATCCTGGGACGTTATCTGGAGAGGGAACCGGGCCAATTGCAATTTGGCTATGGACCCTATGGAAAGCCTTATCTCACAGGAGAATTTAGCTACAGTAGATTGCGTTTCAACTTAGCTTATTCCCAGGAGCTTGCCCTCTACGCCATTACACAAGGTCGTGAAGTTGGGATAGATATTGAATATATCCGACCTCATCCGGCCAATATGCAGATAGCGCATCGGTTCTTTTCACCCTGCGAAGTTATGGCTTTAAAGGCCCTTCCTTTCCATCTGCAGCAAGAAGCATTCTTTAATTGCTGGACTCGCAAAGAAGCTTATATAAAGGCCAGAGGAAAGGGTCTTTCGTTTCCTTTGAATCAATTCTCTGTATCCCTGGCACCCG containing:
- a CDS encoding acyl carrier protein is translated as MDEVEKIIRKFLAEQILPEAEVEKLDKNTPLLQTGILNSLTLIHLIDFLEGQFDLTVSPAEFQPENFQSIHTICDYIQRKRIRG
- a CDS encoding pyridoxal-phosphate dependent enzyme — protein: MKLTHRCNQCQKTFPHAYTPKCTYCGGLVDIYYDLSRVKIYDSPHSLEKYFDLLPIQDSQNLLPLGEGNTPCVHAKALGEALGLKQVFLKVESRNPTGTTKDRMAAVVLSFFKELQITEFVSSSTGNSSNALAYGILKYPYFKMHLFIGGEFQERVRFSDFNPGVLLHVLTGRTFAEAFNQAREYAFHHHLPFEAGFFNPARREGLKLAFLEAVDQVPVEIRWYFQAVSSAMGVYGTYKGAKEFQTLGRIRYIPRMVCVQQEGCCPMVKAFEEGSPVIREHHIVKNPKGIAKAILRGNPVTSYPYIYRLVQETKGTFISVTETEIKEAKALLFQLEKIDCGYTAATTVAALRKLADQRAIPPEEGVLLNLTD
- the larA gene encoding nickel-dependent lactate racemase, whose translation is MFEIIRLGYGSEVVQTEVPQRNFLGILTPRSVSPAHPPDFLVEKALQKPIEREPLYELAKSGRTAVILVSGKDRVTRGDIFMPLLIRELLRAGIRKQDITVIIATGTHERFTTEDMNIILGPHFDKEIRVIGHDCMNKENHVYLGKTSFGNAIEVNRLAYEADIKILTGRITHHYFAGFTGGRKAVLPGVSGYETILHNHKLVMSGNEVQPRNILARNGCLEGNPVHLDMLEAAALFRPSFLVNTLVNLNHELTHVYAGHPVSAHVMGCQVVDNLFKVSFKEKAELAMASCGGHPYDISFMQALKTLMNTHTCVVDGGVFILLAACPQGIKEGFLRWAKFSSLPELAKAVKTQYDLTGHNSYLLKEILQRIQVILISRCPKDQVELLGFIPATHLEEAKKLALEKLGKSNPSTYGIPFGNVTVVEQV
- a CDS encoding prepilin-type N-terminal cleavage/methylation domain-containing protein; this translates as MKRSLLLSSRGFSLIEVLMASAILGFALLSLSQLFLQSSLEIYRAKNRSRATHLVDEMMEIMAASPYPIENYQGFSTNSSPANTNPVKEDLLRWKRNVKAFQDTALGTISVVQDNYRKTVIIDLDYPNFGKRDQVEIKRIFSSPFPISP
- a CDS encoding 4'-phosphopantetheinyl transferase superfamily protein, giving the protein MEDIPIQDLLEGASRANPFSLWFPLPEVLLLGNDEVHVWRATLNVEISYLHNLQQLLSADEQVRAGRFYFQKDRERFIITRGLLRRILGRYLEREPGQLQFGYGPYGKPYLTGEFSYSRLRFNLAYSQELALYAITQGREVGIDIEYIRPHPANMQIAHRFFSPCEVMALKALPFHLQQEAFFNCWTRKEAYIKARGKGLSFPLNQFSVSLAPGEPAALLNVLEDPQETSRWSLQTLEPGSGYVAALAVEGQDWRLKCWQVQG